A genome region from Nocardia sp. NBC_00565 includes the following:
- a CDS encoding hotdog fold domain-containing protein, with protein MTKPTATHRVWKKLPDNRLGHTLFSLGMVARVPYFGTVLPSVVRLAPGLCEVTSPKWFGIHNHLGTFHAIAACNLAEVAMGMLSEATVPDTHRWIPKAMNVQYLAKAETGLRAVAQLAEVPDFAQITEGQELIVPVSIYDKHGLEVVHADITTWVTPK; from the coding sequence ATGACGAAACCGACCGCGACTCATCGCGTCTGGAAGAAGCTGCCGGACAACCGGCTGGGGCACACCCTGTTCTCGCTGGGCATGGTCGCCCGGGTGCCCTACTTCGGGACCGTGCTGCCCAGCGTCGTGCGGTTGGCACCCGGACTGTGCGAGGTGACCTCGCCGAAGTGGTTCGGTATCCACAACCACCTGGGCACCTTCCACGCGATCGCGGCATGCAATCTGGCCGAGGTGGCGATGGGAATGCTGAGCGAGGCGACGGTGCCCGACACCCATCGCTGGATTCCCAAGGCCATGAACGTGCAGTACCTGGCCAAAGCCGAGACCGGATTGCGGGCGGTGGCGCAGCTGGCCGAGGTGCCGGACTTCGCACAGATCACCGAGGGCCAGGAATTGATCGTGCCGGTTTCCATCTACGACAAGCACGGGCTCGAGGTCGTGCACGCCGACATCACCACCTGGGTCACCCCGAAGTAG
- a CDS encoding MMPL family transporter, whose protein sequence is MFARLGAIVVHNPWKVIGLWLLIIVAVVASAPQLTSTTDQSEFLPSHYESIQAMELQQKAFPQQQSPAALLVFVRSDGAPLSAGDSASVQTIASKLSDARIKDVTSIQAVPASENRLVQIAAVQMTKVTNAGDTTQSDAVKKLRDALREQVRDTDLKAGVTGPAAQMLDQTESGQKGMAIIGIATVVLILLLLLVIFRSPVIALLPVIVIGAISSTVGGLIAMVSKAFDLKVDSSVNSILLVVLFGVGTDYILFLMFRYRERLRAGEDPKTAMVSAVTKVGEAITSAAGAVIIAFMALTLSTLGMFRALGPALAIAVAVALVAGLTLVPAVVSLLGTKVFWPSKAWRQEPKGARFGAIGAAMGRRPGAFAAVSGGLLIALGMLAFGFHPTFDLSSGSTSDSSESTVYSKELLKGMPAGATQPSEVLLRATDGKRLDGDQLADYRAVLAAVPGVNQVGAPTVSSDGSAADFQVTLTGAPESDAALDTVRDPLRSAAHSAAPAGTTAVVGGISSVYVDFQDAMVHDYKIVFPVAAILIMIVLALLLRSLVAPWYLMASVFLGFAATLGAAVLVFQHFQGNSGLIFTLPVIMYLFVVALGTDYNILMVARLREEARAGNEPKQAAALAVRHTGPTVAAAGVILAGTFASMMLAGNNVLSQMGFAISVGIAIAAFVMAMFFTPAATALIGHRAWWPGHGDRDSTGGSDDTKSHGSRGGQYTDGYSTPQRDGDEQASVGGSTWGSNTGWRR, encoded by the coding sequence ATGTTCGCTCGTCTCGGCGCGATCGTCGTACACAACCCGTGGAAGGTGATCGGCCTGTGGCTGCTCATCATCGTCGCGGTGGTGGCCTCGGCGCCGCAACTCACCTCCACCACCGACCAATCCGAGTTCCTGCCATCGCATTACGAGTCGATTCAGGCAATGGAATTGCAGCAGAAGGCATTTCCGCAGCAACAGTCACCCGCGGCACTACTCGTCTTCGTCCGCTCGGACGGGGCACCGCTGTCCGCGGGTGATTCGGCGAGCGTGCAAACGATCGCGTCGAAGCTCAGCGACGCCAGAATCAAGGATGTCACCAGCATTCAGGCCGTACCGGCGTCAGAGAACCGGTTGGTGCAGATCGCCGCCGTGCAGATGACCAAGGTGACCAATGCCGGCGATACGACGCAGAGTGACGCGGTCAAGAAGCTGCGTGACGCATTGCGCGAGCAAGTGCGCGACACCGATCTGAAAGCGGGCGTCACCGGGCCGGCGGCGCAGATGCTGGATCAGACGGAGTCCGGTCAAAAAGGCATGGCCATCATCGGCATCGCGACGGTGGTGCTGATTCTGCTGCTGCTGCTGGTCATCTTCCGCAGTCCGGTGATCGCGTTGCTGCCGGTTATCGTGATCGGCGCGATCTCCAGCACCGTCGGCGGCCTGATCGCCATGGTCAGCAAGGCTTTCGACCTGAAGGTCGACAGTTCGGTGAACTCCATTCTGCTGGTGGTGCTGTTCGGCGTCGGCACCGACTACATCCTGTTCCTGATGTTCCGATACCGGGAGCGTCTGCGCGCCGGCGAGGATCCGAAGACCGCGATGGTGAGTGCGGTCACCAAGGTCGGCGAGGCCATCACCTCGGCGGCGGGCGCGGTGATCATCGCGTTCATGGCGCTGACGCTCTCCACACTCGGCATGTTCCGTGCACTCGGTCCGGCGCTGGCGATTGCCGTCGCGGTGGCTTTGGTGGCCGGACTCACGCTGGTGCCCGCCGTGGTCTCGCTGTTGGGCACCAAGGTGTTCTGGCCGTCGAAGGCATGGCGGCAGGAGCCGAAGGGTGCGCGGTTCGGCGCCATCGGGGCGGCGATGGGACGGCGCCCCGGTGCGTTCGCCGCGGTATCCGGTGGCCTGCTGATCGCATTGGGCATGCTGGCCTTCGGGTTCCATCCGACCTTCGACCTGAGCTCGGGGTCGACCTCGGACTCCTCCGAATCAACGGTCTACAGCAAGGAATTGCTCAAGGGGATGCCCGCTGGGGCGACGCAGCCGTCCGAGGTGCTGTTGCGTGCCACCGATGGTAAGCGGCTCGACGGTGACCAGCTCGCGGATTATCGTGCGGTTCTCGCCGCGGTGCCTGGTGTGAATCAGGTTGGTGCGCCGACGGTTTCGAGCGATGGCTCGGCGGCCGACTTCCAGGTGACGCTCACCGGCGCACCCGAATCCGATGCGGCGCTCGATACGGTTCGTGATCCGTTGCGGAGTGCGGCGCACTCGGCGGCACCGGCGGGTACTACCGCCGTTGTCGGTGGGATCTCCTCGGTGTATGTCGATTTCCAGGATGCGATGGTGCACGACTACAAGATCGTGTTCCCGGTGGCGGCGATTCTGATCATGATCGTGCTCGCGCTGCTGCTGCGCAGCCTGGTGGCGCCGTGGTACCTGATGGCCTCGGTCTTCCTCGGCTTCGCCGCGACGCTCGGGGCCGCGGTCCTGGTATTCCAACACTTCCAGGGCAACTCGGGCCTGATCTTCACCCTGCCGGTGATCATGTACCTGTTCGTGGTCGCCCTCGGCACCGACTACAACATCCTGATGGTCGCTCGGTTGCGTGAGGAGGCGCGAGCCGGCAATGAACCGAAACAGGCTGCGGCCCTCGCGGTTCGGCATACCGGGCCGACGGTCGCGGCGGCGGGTGTCATCCTGGCGGGTACCTTCGCCTCGATGATGTTGGCGGGCAACAATGTGCTGTCGCAGATGGGGTTCGCCATCTCGGTCGGCATCGCCATCGCCGCGTTCGTCATGGCGATGTTCTTCACCCCTGCCGCAACCGCGTTGATCGGCCATCGCGCCTGGTGGCCCGGGCATGGGGACCGGGATTCGACAGGCGGTTCGGACGACACGAAGTCGCACGGATCACGCGGGGGCCAGTACACGGACGGCTACTCCACCCCGCAGCGCGATGGCGATGAGCAGGCGTCGGTCGGCGGTTCGACCTGGGGTTCGAACACCGGCTGGCGCAGGTGA
- the rpmC gene encoding 50S ribosomal protein L29, with amino-acid sequence MATGTPAAELRELNEEELVARLRESKEELFNLRFQMATGQLDNNRRLRVVRHEIARIYTVMRERELGLATAPAGKGDAA; translated from the coding sequence ATGGCTACCGGTACACCAGCCGCAGAGCTCCGCGAGCTCAATGAAGAGGAGCTCGTCGCCCGCCTGCGCGAGTCGAAGGAAGAGCTGTTCAATCTGCGCTTCCAGATGGCGACGGGACAGCTGGACAACAACCGTCGTCTGCGCGTCGTGCGTCACGAGATCGCGCGCATCTACACGGTCATGCGTGAGCGCGAGCTCGGCCTGGCCACGGCACCCGCTGGCAAGGGAGATGCGGCATGA
- the rplD gene encoding 50S ribosomal protein L4 — MTSVEKKTNLTLPVKELGGKTNGTVELPAEIFDATANISLMHQVVIAQLAAARQGTHSTKTRGEVRGGGKKPYRQKGTGRARQGSTRAPQFTGGGTVHGPQPRDYSQRTPKKMIRAALRGALSDRARNERIHVITELVAGQAPSTKTAKSFLAELSDRKKFLVVLGREDLAAWKSVQNLEFVHPIAPDQLNTYDVLESDEVVFSVEALNAFVHGPAEAAQEESK; from the coding sequence ATGACCAGCGTTGAGAAGAAGACCAACCTGACCCTCCCGGTCAAGGAGCTCGGCGGCAAGACCAATGGCACTGTCGAACTCCCCGCGGAGATCTTCGATGCCACCGCGAACATCTCGCTGATGCACCAGGTGGTCATCGCGCAGCTGGCCGCGGCTCGCCAGGGCACCCATTCCACCAAGACCCGCGGTGAAGTCCGCGGTGGTGGCAAGAAGCCGTACCGGCAGAAGGGCACCGGCCGCGCCCGTCAGGGCTCGACCCGCGCGCCCCAGTTCACCGGTGGTGGCACGGTCCACGGCCCGCAGCCGCGTGACTACAGCCAGCGCACCCCCAAGAAGATGATCCGCGCGGCTCTGCGCGGCGCACTTTCGGACCGGGCGCGCAACGAGCGCATCCACGTGATCACCGAACTGGTCGCCGGGCAGGCCCCGTCGACCAAGACGGCCAAGAGCTTCCTCGCGGAGCTTTCGGACCGCAAGAAGTTCCTCGTCGTCCTCGGACGCGAAGATCTGGCGGCCTGGAAGAGCGTGCAGAACCTCGAATTCGTGCACCCGATCGCGCCGGATCAGCTCAACACCTACGACGTGCTGGAAAGCGACGAAGTGGTGTTCAGCGTCGAGGCCTTGAACGCCTTTGTGCACGGCCCCGCCGAAGCTGCACAGGAGGAGAGCAAGTGA
- a CDS encoding RluA family pseudouridine synthase, protein MRRRQQPPLPKRHGLDPARLRLPEQGDWATIRDHLVERLPRVSAARIDELLDAGGIVDLAGPITPDAPYVPGGAVWFHRDLPNETVVPFDIPIVHRDDDLLVVDKPHFLATIPRGQHILQTALVRLRRELELPDLIPAHRLDRVTAGLVLFVINPARRGAYQTMFHKRTVRKEYEAIAPFDPELPLPRTVRSRIIKEKQVLAAQEVAGEPNAETWIELLEQRDGLGRYRLRPLTGRTHQLRLHMNGLGIPILGDDFYPALTDKPVDDFTRPLQLLATSLEFTDPISGVSRRFESTRSLRAWADPDGWRSPSG, encoded by the coding sequence ATGAGAAGGAGGCAGCAGCCGCCGTTGCCCAAGCGGCACGGCCTGGATCCGGCCCGGCTCCGCCTGCCGGAGCAGGGTGACTGGGCGACCATTCGTGATCACCTGGTGGAGCGGCTGCCCCGAGTTTCCGCCGCGCGCATCGACGAACTCCTGGACGCGGGCGGGATCGTGGACCTAGCCGGTCCGATCACGCCGGACGCGCCATATGTGCCGGGCGGCGCGGTCTGGTTCCATCGCGATCTACCCAACGAAACCGTGGTGCCGTTCGATATCCCCATCGTCCATCGCGACGACGATCTGCTCGTCGTGGACAAGCCGCACTTCCTCGCGACGATTCCGCGCGGTCAGCACATCCTGCAAACCGCCCTGGTGCGCCTACGCCGCGAACTCGAGCTACCCGATCTGATTCCGGCGCACCGGCTCGATCGCGTCACCGCGGGACTGGTGCTTTTCGTGATCAATCCGGCCCGGCGCGGGGCCTACCAGACGATGTTCCACAAGCGCACGGTGCGCAAGGAGTACGAGGCGATCGCGCCGTTCGATCCCGAGCTGCCGCTGCCGCGCACGGTGCGCAGCCGGATCATCAAGGAGAAACAGGTACTCGCCGCCCAGGAGGTCGCGGGCGAACCCAATGCGGAGACCTGGATCGAGTTGCTGGAGCAGCGCGACGGACTCGGCCGCTACCGGTTGCGGCCGCTGACCGGGCGCACCCATCAGCTGCGGTTGCATATGAACGGCCTGGGCATTCCGATCCTGGGCGACGACTTCTATCCGGCGCTCACCGACAAACCTGTGGACGATTTCACACGGCCGCTGCAATTGCTGGCCACGTCACTCGAATTCACCGACCCGATCAGTGGCGTGTCACGTCGGTTCGAAAGCACCCGTTCGCTGCGGGCATGGGCGGATCCGGACGGCTGGCGGAGCCCGTCAGGTTAA
- the rpsQ gene encoding 30S ribosomal protein S17: MSEETVTTEVKRGSRKVRIGYVVSDKMNKTIVVELEDRTRHKLYGKIIRSTTKVKAHDENEIAGVGDRVQLMETRPLSATKHWRLVEVLEKAK; this comes from the coding sequence ATGAGTGAAGAGACAGTGACCACCGAGGTCAAGCGCGGCAGCCGCAAGGTCCGCATCGGCTACGTGGTTTCGGACAAGATGAACAAGACCATTGTGGTCGAGCTGGAAGACCGTACGCGGCACAAGCTCTACGGCAAGATCATTCGCTCCACCACCAAGGTGAAGGCGCATGACGAGAACGAGATCGCCGGCGTCGGCGACCGCGTTCAGCTGATGGAGACCCGCCCGCTGTCGGCCACCAAGCACTGGCGACTGGTCGAGGTTCTCGAAAAGGCCAAGTAG
- the rpsS gene encoding 30S ribosomal protein S19 produces MPRSLKKGPFVDDHLLAKVDVQNEKGTKQVIKTWSRRSTIIPDFIGHTFAVHDGRKHVPVFVSDNMVGHKLGEFAPTRTFKSHVKDDRKSKRR; encoded by the coding sequence ATGCCACGCAGCCTCAAGAAGGGCCCGTTCGTCGACGACCACCTCCTCGCGAAGGTGGACGTTCAGAACGAAAAGGGCACCAAGCAGGTCATCAAGACCTGGTCCCGTCGTTCAACCATCATCCCCGACTTCATCGGTCACACCTTCGCCGTCCATGACGGTCGCAAGCACGTGCCGGTGTTCGTCTCGGACAACATGGTCGGACACAAGCTGGGTGAGTTCGCGCCCACCAGGACGTTCAAGAGCCACGTCAAGGATGACCGGAAGAGCAAGCGGCGATGA
- the rplW gene encoding 50S ribosomal protein L23 yields MTTIADPRDILLAPVISEKSYGLIEEGTYTFIVHPDSNKTQIKIAVEKVFGVKVTSVNTANRQGKRKRTRFGYGKRKDTKRALVTISADSKPIEIFGGPVA; encoded by the coding sequence GTGACCACCATCGCCGACCCCCGCGACATCCTGCTGGCGCCGGTCATCTCGGAGAAGTCCTACGGACTGATCGAGGAAGGTACCTACACCTTCATCGTGCACCCGGATTCCAACAAGACGCAGATCAAGATCGCCGTCGAGAAGGTTTTCGGCGTGAAGGTGACCAGCGTCAACACCGCCAACCGTCAGGGCAAGCGCAAGCGGACCCGCTTCGGTTACGGCAAGCGCAAGGACACCAAGCGCGCGCTCGTGACCATCTCGGCCGACAGCAAGCCCATCGAGATCTTCGGAGGCCCGGTCGCGTAA
- the rplV gene encoding 50S ribosomal protein L22, which produces MTTETQNSTARATAKHVRVTPMKARRVVDLVRGKRVEDALAILRFAPQAASEPVAKVVASAAANAENNLGLNPSTLVISTAYVDEGATMKRFQPRAQGRAFRIRKRTSHITIEVESVPTAGGSTRNRRKGGAK; this is translated from the coding sequence ATGACCACTGAGACTCAGAATTCGACTGCGCGCGCGACCGCCAAGCACGTTCGCGTGACGCCGATGAAGGCTCGTCGTGTCGTGGACCTGGTCCGCGGCAAGCGAGTCGAGGACGCCCTCGCGATCCTGCGGTTCGCACCGCAGGCCGCGAGCGAGCCGGTCGCCAAGGTCGTGGCCAGTGCCGCGGCGAACGCCGAGAACAACCTCGGCCTGAACCCGTCGACCCTGGTGATCTCGACTGCCTACGTCGACGAAGGCGCGACCATGAAGCGGTTCCAGCCGCGTGCCCAGGGCCGTGCGTTCCGCATTCGCAAGCGCACCAGCCACATCACCATCGAGGTCGAGAGCGTGCCCACCGCCGGTGGATCCACTCGTAACCGCCGGAAGGGAGGGGCAAAGTAA
- the rpsC gene encoding 30S ribosomal protein S3: protein MGQKINPHGFRLGITTDWKSRWYADKQYADYVKEDVAIRKLLATGMERAGISKVEIERTRDRVRVDIHTARPGIVIGRRGAEADRIRAELEKLSGKQVQLNILEVKNPESDAQLVAQGVAEQLSNRVAFRRAMRKAIQSAMRSPNVKGIRVQCSGRLGGAEMSRSEFYREGRVPLHTLRADIDYGLYEAKTTFGRIGVKVWIYKGDIVGGKREVTASAAPAAGDRRERRERPSRPRRSGSAGTTATSTEAGRAATATAVADAPAEKQEG, encoded by the coding sequence ATGGGACAGAAAATCAACCCCCATGGCTTCCGCCTCGGTATCACCACCGACTGGAAGTCGCGTTGGTACGCGGATAAGCAGTACGCGGACTACGTGAAGGAAGATGTCGCCATCCGTAAGCTCCTCGCCACTGGCATGGAGCGGGCAGGCATCTCCAAGGTCGAGATCGAGCGCACCCGTGACCGGGTCCGGGTGGATATCCACACCGCTCGTCCCGGCATCGTCATCGGCCGCCGCGGCGCCGAGGCCGATCGCATCCGCGCCGAGCTGGAGAAGCTCTCCGGCAAGCAGGTGCAGCTGAACATCCTCGAGGTCAAGAACCCCGAATCGGATGCGCAGCTCGTTGCCCAGGGTGTGGCCGAGCAGCTGTCCAACCGTGTGGCGTTCCGTCGCGCGATGCGTAAGGCCATCCAGTCGGCCATGCGTTCGCCGAACGTCAAGGGCATCCGCGTGCAGTGCTCGGGCCGCCTCGGTGGCGCCGAAATGTCGCGCTCGGAGTTCTACCGTGAGGGTCGTGTCCCGCTGCACACGCTGCGCGCGGACATCGACTACGGCCTCTACGAGGCCAAGACCACCTTCGGTCGGATCGGCGTGAAGGTCTGGATCTACAAGGGCGACATCGTCGGTGGCAAGCGCGAGGTCACGGCTTCGGCCGCGCCCGCCGCGGGTGACCGCCGCGAGCGTCGTGAGCGGCCGAGCCGCCCGCGTCGGTCCGGTTCCGCCGGCACGACCGCGACCAGCACTGAGGCCGGGCGTGCAGCCACCGCCACTGCGGTTGCCGACGCCCCGGCAGAAAAGCAGGAGGGCTGA
- the rplB gene encoding 50S ribosomal protein L2, giving the protein MAIRKYKPTTPGRRGSSVSDFAEITRSTPEKSLIRPLHSKGGRNAHGRITTRHRGGGHKRAYRLIDFRRLDKDGIPAKVAHIEYDPNRTANIALLHYIDGEKRYIIAPKGIAQGTPIESGPTADIKPGNNLPLRNIPTGTTIHNVELRPGGGAKMARSAGASVQLLGKEGPYATLRMPSGEIRRVDVRCRATVGEVGNAEQSNINWGKAGRMRWKGRRPTVRGVVMNPVDHPHGGGEGKTSGGRHPVSPWGQKEGRTRRPNKPSDKLIVRRRKSGKNKR; this is encoded by the coding sequence ATGGCAATCCGTAAGTACAAGCCGACTACGCCGGGCCGTCGTGGCTCCAGCGTCTCGGACTTCGCTGAGATCACTCGGTCGACTCCCGAGAAGTCGCTGATCCGCCCGCTGCACAGCAAGGGTGGTCGTAATGCGCACGGTCGCATCACGACTCGCCACCGCGGTGGCGGCCACAAGCGTGCCTACCGTCTGATCGACTTCCGTCGACTGGACAAGGACGGCATCCCGGCCAAGGTCGCGCACATCGAGTACGACCCGAACCGCACCGCCAACATCGCGCTGCTGCACTACATCGACGGCGAGAAGCGCTACATCATCGCGCCGAAGGGCATCGCGCAGGGCACCCCGATCGAGTCCGGCCCCACGGCCGACATCAAGCCGGGTAACAACCTGCCGCTGCGCAACATCCCGACCGGTACCACGATCCACAATGTGGAACTGCGTCCGGGCGGTGGCGCGAAGATGGCCCGCTCCGCCGGTGCCAGCGTGCAGCTGCTCGGTAAGGAAGGCCCCTACGCCACGCTGCGTATGCCCTCGGGTGAAATCCGCCGCGTCGACGTGCGCTGCCGCGCCACCGTCGGCGAGGTCGGCAATGCCGAACAGTCGAACATCAACTGGGGCAAGGCCGGTCGTATGCGGTGGAAGGGTCGCCGTCCCACGGTCCGTGGTGTCGTGATGAACCCGGTCGACCACCCGCACGGTGGTGGTGAAGGCAAGACCTCCGGTGGTCGCCACCCGGTCTCGCCGTGGGGCCAGAAGGAAGGCCGCACCCGCCGCCCGAACAAACCGAGCGACAAGCTCATCGTCCGCCGCCGCAAGTCCGGCAAGAACAAGCGCTGA
- a CDS encoding EXLDI protein — protein MTTDSQTATEVDTTEERSTIEFDKSASGELHEVLLKVGPGGVHRQRFLGRQLGESREFTKAGFEVIRVYLSRKGKYVVHRQRCDWADFALATNWAKEWKNWREIFDVDDQTWAEYTVEIIDTLAELGERIPARIYRGLVDVTTAHPQTEDLDI, from the coding sequence ATGACCACCGATTCACAGACCGCGACCGAGGTCGACACCACCGAGGAGCGGTCGACGATCGAGTTCGACAAGAGCGCCTCCGGAGAACTGCACGAGGTGCTGCTGAAGGTCGGTCCGGGCGGCGTGCACCGTCAGCGCTTCCTCGGACGGCAGCTCGGCGAATCGCGCGAGTTCACCAAGGCGGGCTTCGAGGTGATCCGGGTGTACCTCAGCCGCAAGGGCAAGTACGTGGTGCACCGTCAGCGCTGCGACTGGGCCGATTTCGCGTTGGCGACGAACTGGGCCAAGGAGTGGAAGAACTGGCGCGAGATCTTCGATGTCGACGATCAGACCTGGGCCGAATACACGGTGGAGATCATCGACACGCTGGCGGAACTCGGCGAGCGGATCCCGGCCCGGATCTACCGCGGACTCGTCGACGTCACCACCGCGCATCCGCAGACCGAGGACCTTGACATCTGA
- a CDS encoding lysostaphin resistance A-like protein — MLHQDLEETAPLATACRSLETAPPRHKLHAYLDVAVVVVVLAGTNLIAHFTTAWASILTVPIAAVVLLALMRRRGLGWSELGLSPRQWRRGTLYAIGAVALVLTVVAIGAILPITRPFFLADRYATISGALIASMIVIPLQTAIPEELAFRGVLHGTLDRVYGVRGVFAAGSLLFGLWHIASSLGLTSSNRGLSGFFGGGAAAQIVGILLAVVATAAAGVVFTWLRRRSGSLLAPIALHWSVNGAGALAAAIVWHTTLT, encoded by the coding sequence GTGCTTCACCAGGACCTCGAAGAAACGGCACCGCTAGCGACTGCTTGCAGGTCGCTCGAAACGGCACCGCCCCGCCACAAACTGCATGCTTATCTCGACGTGGCCGTTGTGGTGGTCGTCCTGGCGGGCACGAATCTGATCGCCCACTTCACCACCGCGTGGGCGAGCATCCTGACCGTTCCGATCGCCGCCGTCGTGCTGCTCGCACTGATGCGCCGACGCGGACTCGGCTGGTCCGAACTCGGGCTCTCGCCGCGGCAGTGGCGCCGCGGCACGCTCTACGCGATCGGCGCGGTGGCTCTGGTGCTCACGGTGGTGGCGATCGGCGCGATCCTGCCGATCACCCGGCCGTTCTTCCTGGCCGACCGCTACGCCACCATCTCCGGCGCGCTCATCGCGTCGATGATCGTGATCCCGTTGCAGACGGCGATCCCGGAGGAGCTGGCCTTCCGTGGCGTCCTGCACGGCACCCTCGACCGCGTCTACGGCGTGCGCGGTGTCTTCGCGGCGGGTTCACTGCTGTTCGGCCTCTGGCATATCGCCTCCTCGCTCGGCCTGACCAGCAGCAACCGCGGACTCAGCGGCTTCTTCGGCGGCGGCGCGGCGGCCCAGATCGTCGGCATCCTGCTCGCCGTCGTGGCCACCGCCGCCGCCGGCGTCGTCTTCACCTGGCTGCGCCGCCGCAGCGGCAGCCTGCTCGCCCCCATCGCCCTGCACTGGTCGGTCAACGGAGCCGGCGCCCTCGCCGCCGCCATCGTCTGGCACACCACCCTGACCTGA
- the rplC gene encoding 50S ribosomal protein L3, whose amino-acid sequence MTDNKNRPAAGILGTKLGMTQVFDDKNRVVPVTVIKAGPNVVTQIRTVERDGYSAVQVAFGAIDPRKVNKPVSGQFAKAGVTPRRHVAEIRVADASTFEVGQELTAEVFEEGAYVDVTGTSKGKGFAGTMKRHGFAGQGASHGAQAVHRRPGSIGGCATPGRVFKGMRMSGRMGNDRVTTQNLSVHKVDVENGLLLIKGAIPGRRGNVVVVKSAVKGGAHA is encoded by the coding sequence ATGACTGATAACAAGAACAGGCCTGCGGCGGGCATCCTGGGCACCAAGCTCGGCATGACCCAGGTGTTCGACGACAAGAACCGCGTCGTCCCCGTGACCGTCATCAAGGCCGGACCCAACGTCGTCACCCAGATCCGCACCGTGGAGCGCGACGGCTACAGCGCCGTCCAGGTCGCTTTCGGCGCTATCGACCCGCGCAAGGTGAACAAGCCGGTCTCCGGCCAGTTCGCCAAGGCCGGTGTCACCCCGCGCCGCCACGTCGCCGAGATCCGCGTCGCGGACGCCTCCACCTTCGAGGTCGGCCAGGAGCTGACCGCCGAAGTGTTCGAAGAGGGCGCCTACGTCGATGTGACCGGCACCAGCAAGGGCAAGGGCTTCGCCGGCACCATGAAGCGTCACGGCTTCGCGGGTCAGGGCGCCTCCCACGGTGCGCAGGCCGTGCACCGTCGCCCGGGTTCCATCGGTGGCTGCGCCACCCCCGGCCGCGTGTTCAAGGGCATGCGCATGTCGGGCCGGATGGGTAATGACCGCGTCACCACGCAGAACCTGTCGGTTCACAAGGTGGACGTCGAGAACGGCCTGCTGCTGATCAAGGGAGCGATCCCGGGTCGTCGCGGCAACGTCGTCGTCGTCAAGAGCGCCGTGAAGGGTGGTGCGCACGCATGA
- the rpsJ gene encoding 30S ribosomal protein S10 — protein sequence MAGQKIRIRLKAYDHEAIDASARKIVETVTRTGARVVGPVPLPTEKNVYCVIRSPHKYKDSREHFEMRTHKRLIDILDPTPKTVDALMRIDLPASVDVNIQ from the coding sequence GTGGCGGGACAGAAGATCCGCATCAGGCTCAAGGCCTATGACCACGAAGCGATCGACGCGTCTGCACGCAAGATCGTGGAGACGGTGACCCGCACCGGGGCCCGTGTGGTCGGCCCGGTGCCGTTGCCGACCGAGAAGAACGTGTACTGCGTCATCCGTTCGCCGCACAAGTACAAGGACTCGCGCGAGCACTTCGAGATGCGTACGCACAAGCGGCTGATCGACATCCTCGACCCGACGCCGAAGACGGTTGATGCCCTCATGCGCATCGATCTCCCGGCCAGCGTCGACGTCAACATTCAGTGA
- the rplP gene encoding 50S ribosomal protein L16: MLMPRKVKHRKQHHPGRSGMAKGGTSVAFGEYGIQALEPAYVTNRQIESARIAMTRHIKRGGKIWINIYPDRPLTKKPAETRMGSGKGSPEWWIANVKPGRVMFEMSYPNEETAREALRRAMHKLPMKCRIVTREEQF, translated from the coding sequence ATGTTGATGCCACGGAAGGTCAAGCACCGGAAGCAGCATCACCCGGGTCGTTCCGGAATGGCAAAGGGCGGCACCTCGGTCGCGTTCGGTGAATACGGCATCCAGGCTCTCGAGCCCGCCTACGTCACCAACCGGCAGATCGAGTCGGCTCGTATCGCGATGACCCGCCACATCAAGCGTGGCGGCAAGATCTGGATCAACATCTACCCGGATCGCCCGCTCACCAAGAAGCCTGCCGAAACCCGCATGGGTTCGGGTAAGGGTTCGCCCGAGTGGTGGATCGCGAACGTCAAGCCCGGGCGCGTGATGTTCGAAATGAGTTACCCCAACGAGGAGACCGCTCGCGAGGCCCTGCGCCGCGCGATGCACAAGCTCCCCATGAAGTGCAGGATCGTGACCAGGGAGGAGCAGTTCTGA